In one Zobellia galactanivorans genomic region, the following are encoded:
- the trhO gene encoding oxygen-dependent tRNA uridine(34) hydroxylase TrhO: MQLYNNLSAKERAALIKEAGQERLTISFYKYAQIGNPQLFRNHLFIHWNELEVLGRIYVAHEGINAQLSVPAENFEAFKKHLDSITFLENVRLNIAIEQDNLSFLKLKIKVRKKILADGLNDSTFDVTNKGVHVGAEKFNELIEDPNTILVDMRNHYESEIGHFKNAITPDVDTFRDSLDIIEKDLADYKEDKKLVMYCTGGIRCEKASAYYKHKGFKQVYQLEGGIIDYARQVEEKKLENKFLGKNFVFDHRRSERITDDVIANCHQCGKPCDTHVNCANEACHLLFIQCEECAKKMDDCCSDKCKEIHALPYEEQKKLRKGKGASNKIFKKGRSEVLKFKR; encoded by the coding sequence ATGCAACTGTACAATAATTTAAGTGCAAAAGAAAGAGCGGCCCTTATTAAGGAAGCCGGACAAGAGCGCTTGACGATCTCTTTCTACAAATATGCACAAATCGGCAACCCACAACTCTTTAGGAACCATCTCTTTATACACTGGAACGAACTTGAGGTTCTAGGGCGTATTTACGTAGCCCACGAAGGTATAAATGCCCAATTATCGGTTCCTGCCGAGAATTTCGAGGCTTTTAAAAAGCACTTGGATAGCATAACGTTTTTAGAGAACGTAAGGCTTAATATCGCCATTGAACAAGACAACCTTTCGTTTTTAAAACTGAAGATTAAGGTTAGAAAGAAAATCCTAGCCGATGGCTTGAACGACAGTACCTTTGATGTGACCAACAAAGGGGTTCACGTAGGTGCCGAAAAGTTCAATGAACTTATTGAGGACCCCAACACCATTTTGGTCGATATGCGAAACCACTACGAAAGCGAGATAGGCCACTTTAAGAATGCCATAACTCCTGACGTCGATACGTTTCGTGACTCTTTGGATATTATAGAAAAAGACCTGGCCGATTATAAGGAAGACAAAAAGCTGGTCATGTACTGCACAGGCGGTATACGATGTGAAAAGGCGAGTGCCTATTACAAGCACAAAGGTTTTAAGCAGGTCTATCAGCTGGAGGGCGGTATTATCGACTATGCCCGACAGGTTGAAGAGAAAAAACTCGAAAATAAGTTCTTGGGAAAAAATTTCGTTTTTGACCATCGACGTAGTGAACGCATTACCGATGATGTAATTGCAAATTGCCACCAATGCGGAAAACCTTGCGATACCCATGTAAACTGTGCCAACGAAGCCTGCCACCTCTTATTTATACAATGCGAGGAATGTGCCAAAAAGATGGATGATTGTTGTTCCGATAAGTGTAAAGAAATACACGCATTGCCTTACGAAGAACAGAAAAAGCTGCGTAAGGGTAAGGGAGCTAGCAATAAAATCTTTAAAAAAGGCCGTTCAGAGGTGTTGAAGTTTAAGCGTTAA
- a CDS encoding MFS transporter has product MEKPRTLSNAVLYLMSISAGLVAANLYYNQPLLHLISMSFEVSESAVSNVALATQLGYAFGLLFVVPLGDMVNNHKILKLDFILMLLSLVAAGFAPSLWFLVIASFFIGCTSALPQLFVPMAAQLSNAENRGRAIGIVMSGLLIGILGSRTISGFVGEQFGWRSMYFVATLIMLILFIVLKFKLPKIEPIYKGNYADLMTSLLHYFKSEPPLRLAAVRGGLSFAGLSAFWTTLVFLMEDNFGYGSGITGTFGLIGVVGALAASIVGKLSDRISKNLIIITSTVILILSWSIFMISAHSIIGIVLGVVFVDLGQQSLHIANQNIIFSRNESARNRINTIYMVIFFLGGALGTTLGAYAWQHYQWIGVSVLGLSLSILSLIAHLIYGDKKM; this is encoded by the coding sequence ATTTCCATGAGTTTTGAGGTAAGCGAATCGGCGGTGAGCAATGTGGCCCTAGCTACCCAGTTGGGCTATGCCTTCGGTTTACTTTTCGTAGTTCCGCTTGGTGACATGGTAAACAACCATAAAATCTTGAAATTGGATTTTATTTTAATGTTGCTCTCCCTTGTGGCCGCAGGCTTTGCCCCCTCACTATGGTTTCTGGTCATTGCCAGTTTCTTTATAGGATGCACTTCTGCCCTGCCCCAATTATTCGTACCTATGGCCGCCCAATTATCGAATGCCGAAAACAGGGGGCGGGCCATTGGCATCGTTATGAGCGGTTTGCTCATAGGTATTTTGGGAAGCCGTACCATAAGTGGTTTTGTAGGGGAACAGTTCGGATGGCGCAGTATGTATTTTGTGGCGACCCTTATCATGCTCATTCTTTTTATCGTCCTCAAATTTAAACTTCCGAAAATAGAACCGATCTACAAGGGCAATTATGCCGACCTTATGACATCCCTCCTACACTATTTCAAGTCGGAACCCCCGTTGCGACTAGCCGCAGTGCGAGGCGGACTCTCATTTGCCGGACTAAGTGCTTTTTGGACCACCTTGGTCTTTTTGATGGAAGACAACTTCGGTTATGGCAGTGGTATCACCGGAACTTTCGGACTCATTGGGGTAGTTGGGGCCTTGGCAGCCAGTATCGTCGGCAAATTAAGCGATAGGATAAGCAAGAACCTCATCATTATAACTTCTACCGTAATCTTGATCCTTTCTTGGTCGATTTTTATGATTTCGGCACATTCGATCATAGGAATCGTTCTCGGGGTCGTATTTGTCGACCTCGGGCAACAATCGCTTCACATTGCCAATCAGAACATTATATTCTCTAGAAACGAAAGTGCCCGAAACCGGATCAATACTATTTATATGGTCATTTTTTTTCTTGGAGGTGCCTTGGGCACTACCCTAGGAGCCTATGCATGGCAACATTACCAATGGATAGGAGTATCGGTGCTAGGCCTTAGCCTTTCGATACTTAGCCTTATCGCACATTTGATCTATGGTGACAAAAAAATGTAA